A genomic region of Bernardetia sp. ABR2-2B contains the following coding sequences:
- a CDS encoding SAM-dependent methyltransferase, producing MKIYLIPIWLKEGNKESLSREIPMIIRQTKYFLVENLRTARRFISALKLGIVIDDLVLFQLDKKTTKAELENYFKKIPAKDENNEPTKIGIMSEAGCPGVADPGALAVEYAHKNNIEIVPLVGASSILLALMASGFNGQNFAFHGYLSIDKEKRKNEVKNLESESKKLKRSQIFMETPYRNNPLLNDILKVLNPKTRLCIASNITSKSQFIKTKTVGEWKKEIPDLHKIPTIFVLYAQ from the coding sequence ATGAAAATATATTTAATTCCAATTTGGTTAAAGGAAGGAAATAAAGAAAGCCTTTCTAGAGAAATTCCAATGATTATTCGTCAAACAAAGTATTTTTTGGTAGAAAATCTAAGAACAGCAAGGCGTTTTATTTCTGCGCTCAAATTAGGGATTGTAATAGATGATTTAGTTCTTTTTCAACTAGATAAGAAAACGACTAAAGCAGAACTAGAAAACTATTTCAAGAAAATTCCTGCAAAAGATGAGAATAATGAGCCTACAAAAATTGGAATTATGTCAGAAGCAGGTTGCCCTGGAGTTGCAGACCCTGGAGCATTAGCAGTCGAATATGCACACAAAAATAATATTGAAATTGTTCCACTTGTGGGGGCTTCATCTATTCTACTTGCCTTGATGGCTTCTGGTTTTAATGGACAAAATTTTGCTTTTCATGGCTATCTTTCTATTGATAAAGAAAAACGTAAGAATGAAGTTAAAAATTTAGAATCTGAAAGCAAGAAACTAAAGCGTTCACAAATTTTTATGGAAACTCCTTACCGTAATAATCCTTTGTTGAATGATATTTTAAAGGTTTTGAACCCCAAAACTCGTCTTTGTATTGCTTCAAATATTACTTCTAAAAGTCAGTTTATCAAGACAAAAACAGTCGGAGAGTGGAAAAAAGAAATTCCAGATTTACATAAAATTCCTACTATTTTTGTTTTATACGCTCAATAA
- a CDS encoding Na/Pi symporter: MNLPLQNPLPAKNENKTNLSKILLRILYAVLIVCLFLVSIDMLMSAFRLFGKEVADTIFSVSSHPFVGIFIGLLITAILQSSSTVTAMVVAAVAAGALTIETATPIIMGANVGTTITSAIVALGHISKKKELRKAFAAASLHDFFNVLTALILFPLEYYTHFLSNLAKYVTELLPFSVTSGNFIPPIISIPSNFVVSQLEDYPILILIFAILCLFLAIRLFINLLKEQMIGKQRQQIHELFFGSTWKSFGWGFITTAAIQSSSVTTSLVVPLVATRKVNIQKAFPFVVGANIGTTLTTLLAALFKSEAAITIALVHILFNLVGAMIFLIIPFMRQIPISLSQRLGMAAMNNRSSALAYLLVVFFVLPFGMIYSSFQQNDLDLQKVSTTEIQKDSSLLEEEKKK, from the coding sequence TTGAACCTACCTCTGCAAAACCCTCTTCCTGCCAAAAACGAAAATAAAACAAATCTCTCAAAGATACTACTTCGCATATTATATGCAGTATTAATTGTTTGTTTGTTTTTGGTTTCGATAGATATGTTGATGAGTGCTTTTCGCTTGTTTGGAAAAGAGGTTGCTGATACTATTTTTTCGGTTTCATCACATCCTTTCGTTGGAATTTTTATTGGGCTTTTAATTACTGCCATTCTGCAAAGTAGTTCTACCGTTACAGCAATGGTAGTGGCTGCCGTAGCAGCAGGTGCGCTTACTATCGAAACGGCAACTCCTATTATTATGGGAGCAAATGTGGGAACAACTATTACGAGTGCTATTGTTGCATTAGGGCATATTTCGAAAAAGAAAGAACTCCGAAAAGCTTTTGCAGCAGCTAGTTTGCACGATTTTTTTAATGTATTGACAGCCCTGATTCTTTTTCCATTAGAATATTATACTCATTTTTTGTCTAATTTAGCCAAATATGTAACTGAATTACTTCCTTTTTCGGTTACTTCTGGAAATTTTATTCCTCCTATTATTTCTATTCCGTCTAATTTTGTAGTCAGTCAATTAGAGGACTATCCTATCTTGATTCTGATTTTTGCAATTCTCTGTTTGTTTTTGGCTATTCGTTTGTTTATCAATCTTTTGAAAGAGCAAATGATAGGGAAACAAAGGCAACAAATACACGAACTTTTTTTTGGAAGCACTTGGAAATCTTTTGGATGGGGATTTATTACTACGGCAGCTATTCAATCTAGTTCAGTTACTACATCATTAGTTGTTCCTTTGGTCGCTACTCGTAAGGTAAACATTCAAAAAGCTTTTCCTTTTGTTGTAGGAGCAAATATCGGAACTACACTCACTACACTTTTGGCAGCACTTTTTAAGTCAGAGGCAGCTATCACAATTGCTCTTGTTCATATTTTATTTAATCTTGTTGGTGCTATGATTTTCTTGATTATTCCTTTCATGAGACAAATTCCTATTTCACTTTCACAACGTCTGGGAATGGCTGCCATGAATAACCGAAGTAGCGCACTAGCTTATTTATTAGTTGTCTTTTTTGTGCTTCCTTTTGGAATGATTTATAGTTCTTTTCAACAGAATGACTTAGATTTGCAGAAAGTAAGCACAACAGAGATACAAAAAGACTCTTCTTTGCTTGAAGAAGAAAAAAAAAAGTAA